Proteins from a single region of Campylobacter sputorum:
- a CDS encoding amino acid adenylation domain-containing protein gives MITNVCDFLEKSVEKYPDKTLFVDRDKKVSYKEFDNLSNKLASKIISLNIKNSPILIIVSKSIDTLVSFFGVAKSGNFYTLLDEKTPISRINDVIEILKPKIIITKSDYPNRFNIEQIYCEDIDKFEIDKSSLNAVKNAHIDTNLLYVFFTSGSTGVPKGVSISHKSVIDFTFWVCETFDVKSNEILANQSQFYFDNSVLDIFSTIKAGATLHILQNQLFSFPKEVLKYLIEHKITMIFWVPSVLIYFANTDSFTNLSGFNLNKILFAGEIMPNKQLNVWRQYFKDALFANLYGPTEITVDCAYYICDREFKDDELLPIGKACKNTEILLFDESLNLIAPNEPFKKGELCVRGTSLSFGYYANKDKSGEVFIQNPLHNNYRDIIYKTGDIAAYNEHGELLCYGRKDNQIKYLSIRIELGDIETVLNSLSEILNAVCIFKDREIICFYEAMHELNLKNLLKDKLPNYMIPRKFIKVDSFRLNQNGKIDRKVLFELI, from the coding sequence ATGATAACAAACGTGTGTGATTTTTTAGAAAAAAGTGTAGAAAAATATCCAGATAAAACACTTTTTGTAGATAGAGACAAGAAAGTAAGCTATAAAGAATTTGATAATTTGAGCAATAAATTAGCAAGTAAAATCATTAGTTTAAACATCAAAAATTCTCCTATTTTAATAATTGTATCAAAAAGCATAGACACGCTTGTATCGTTTTTTGGCGTAGCAAAAAGTGGAAATTTTTATACTCTACTTGATGAAAAAACACCAATATCTCGCATAAATGATGTTATAGAAATTTTAAAACCAAAAATTATTATAACAAAAAGCGATTATCCAAATAGATTCAATATAGAGCAAATTTATTGTGAGGATATAGATAAATTTGAAATAGATAAAAGCTCTTTAAATGCTGTAAAAAACGCTCATATCGATACAAATTTACTATATGTATTTTTTACATCTGGCTCGACTGGTGTTCCAAAAGGTGTTAGTATAAGTCATAAAAGCGTGATTGATTTTACTTTTTGGGTATGTGAAACATTTGATGTAAAAAGCAATGAAATTTTAGCAAATCAATCGCAATTTTATTTTGATAACTCTGTTCTAGATATTTTTTCTACAATAAAAGCTGGTGCAACATTGCATATTTTACAAAATCAACTTTTTTCTTTTCCTAAAGAGGTGCTAAAATATCTAATAGAACATAAAATTACGATGATTTTTTGGGTACCATCTGTTCTTATATATTTTGCAAATACAGATAGTTTTACAAATTTAAGTGGTTTTAACCTGAATAAAATTCTATTTGCTGGCGAAATTATGCCAAATAAACAGCTAAATGTGTGGCGACAATATTTTAAAGATGCCCTGTTTGCAAATTTATACGGACCTACTGAAATTACTGTTGATTGTGCTTATTATATATGTGATAGGGAATTTAAAGATGATGAGCTTTTACCTATAGGTAAAGCTTGTAAAAATACTGAAATTTTACTTTTTGATGAGAGTTTAAACTTGATAGCACCAAATGAACCTTTCAAAAAAGGCGAACTTTGCGTTCGTGGAACTTCGCTTTCATTTGGATATTATGCAAATAAAGACAAAAGTGGTGAGGTTTTTATACAAAATCCACTTCACAATAACTATCGTGACATAATTTACAAAACTGGTGATATAGCAGCCTACAACGAGCATGGCGAACTTTTATGCTATGGTAGAAAAGATAATCAAATAAAATATCTTAGTATTAGAATAGAACTTGGAGATATAGAAACTGTGCTAAATAGCTTGAGTGAAATTTTAAATGCTGTTTGTATCTTTAAAGATAGAGAAATTATATGTTTTTACGAAGCAATGCATGAATTAAATTTAAAAAATTTATTAAAAGACAAATTGCCAAATTATATGATTCCTAGAAAATTTATAAAAGTTGATAGTTTTAGACTTAATCAAAATGGAAAAATAGATAGAAAGGTTTTGTTTGAACTTATATGA
- a CDS encoding GNAT family N-acetyltransferase — MNLYDKFLKTYFDGFYITNNYYSLEYIKDKLVTKKAYLKQSDNNFFFYEDTPRLLTYFINEPIKFDIENISLRIHYKNAKFNDKHLEFLNKNKFKNFETNESMNLKISTTNFSKLEIIDFCKDCEITAIYEFFMKYFSEPHLFNFTFDELKTKSKIREILCYKENGNVHGALIFSKTISSVFVDFIAVDRNLSYKNVAFMLMSSLFNINQNIKNFSLYVRDDNVKAINFYKRLGFMHNGRKIKYYKNF; from the coding sequence TTGAACTTATATGACAAGTTTTTAAAAACTTACTTTGATGGGTTTTACATAACAAACAATTATTATAGTTTAGAATATATAAAAGATAAACTCGTTACCAAAAAAGCATATCTCAAACAAAGTGACAATAATTTTTTCTTTTACGAAGATACGCCAAGATTACTAACATATTTTATAAATGAGCCAATAAAATTTGATATAGAAAATATATCTTTAAGAATTCACTATAAAAATGCAAAATTTAATGATAAACATTTAGAATTTTTGAATAAAAATAAATTTAAAAATTTTGAAACCAATGAAAGTATGAACTTAAAAATATCAACAACGAATTTTAGTAAATTAGAAATTATAGATTTTTGCAAAGATTGTGAAATAACAGCTATATATGAGTTTTTTATGAAATATTTTAGCGAACCTCATCTTTTTAATTTTACTTTTGATGAACTAAAAACGAAAAGTAAAATAAGAGAAATTTTATGTTACAAAGAAAATGGTAATGTACACGGTGCTTTGATTTTTAGTAAAACTATAAGCTCTGTTTTTGTAGATTTTATCGCAGTAGATAGAAATTTATCGTATAAAAATGTAGCTTTTATGCTCATGAGTTCACTTTTTAACATAAATCAAAATATAAAAAATTTTTCTCTTTATGTAAGAGATGATAATGTAAAAGCTATAAATTTCTACAAAAGACTTGGTTTTATGCATAATGGTAGAAAAATAAAATATTATAAAAATTTTTAA
- a CDS encoding acyl carrier protein has translation MDAIKELFKAIDRDDVTKNMKDLVYGGIIDSMDIMALVTAIEQKYKKPLNADFINADSFYSFETIEDMINKAMK, from the coding sequence ATGGATGCAATCAAGGAGCTTTTTAAGGCTATAGATAGAGATGATGTAACTAAAAATATGAAAGATTTAGTATATGGTGGAATTATTGATAGTATGGATATAATGGCATTAGTTACAGCTATAGAACAAAAATACAAAAAACCACTAAATGCAGACTTTATAAATGCTGATAGTTTTTATAGCTTTGAAACTATAGAAGATATGATAAACAAAGCAATGAAATGA
- a CDS encoding AAC(3) family N-acetyltransferase: MKALFKSGNSLIYDTDFIDAIKQSGIKNGDIICVHSEIFSFGISAVKKDELLSALIDCFYEVIREDGTLIMPTFTYSFCKNEIYDKVNSKSTIGILTEYFRTYKNPIRTNDPIFSFAINGKNANIFLKDTKTCFDKNSVYDVLRSINGKIVLFGNKTRGFTFTHYIEKAAKVSYRYYKTFSGIMIDENGKKIEKSIDYYVRKLDEKSIFNIQKQILLLQKTDNFNTVNIGNGTITSIDAKRYFNDTISALKNDNFCCKPY; encoded by the coding sequence ATGAAAGCACTTTTTAAGTCTGGAAATTCACTGATTTATGATACAGATTTTATAGATGCTATAAAACAAAGTGGCATAAAAAATGGCGATATTATCTGTGTTCATAGTGAAATTTTCAGTTTTGGTATTTCAGCTGTAAAAAAAGATGAGCTTTTATCTGCTTTGATTGATTGTTTTTACGAAGTTATAAGGGAAGATGGCACACTTATAATGCCAACTTTCACATATAGTTTTTGCAAAAACGAAATTTATGATAAGGTAAATTCAAAAAGCACAATTGGAATTTTAACTGAATATTTTAGGACTTATAAAAATCCAATTAGAACGAATGACCCAATTTTTTCATTTGCAATAAATGGAAAGAATGCTAATATTTTTCTAAAAGATACTAAAACTTGTTTCGATAAAAATAGTGTTTATGATGTTTTAAGAAGTATTAACGGTAAGATAGTTTTGTTTGGAAATAAAACAAGAGGCTTTACTTTTACACACTATATCGAAAAAGCTGCAAAGGTTAGCTATAGGTACTATAAAACATTTAGCGGAATTATGATAGACGAAAACGGAAAAAAGATAGAAAAAAGCATTGATTACTACGTAAGAAAACTAGATGAAAAGTCCATTTTTAACATACAAAAACAAATTTTACTACTTCAAAAAACTGATAATTTTAACACGGTAAATATAGGAAACGGCACAATCACAAGTATAGATGCCAAAAGATACTTTAACGATACAATATCAGCATTAAAAAATGATAATTTTTGTTGTAAGCCATATTAG
- the gyrA gene encoding DNA gyrase subunit A, producing MENNIFDENQDITIVDVEDSVKDSYLTYSMSVIVGRALPDARDGLKPVHRRILYAMNDLGVSSRSPYKKSARIVGDVIGKYHPHGDTAVYDALVRMAQDFSMRVPTVDGQGNFGSLDGDSAAAMRYTEARMTVLAEELLKDIDKDTVDFTPNYDDSIVEPAVLPARVPNLLLNGSSGIAVGMATNIPPHSLDELIDGLLMLLENKDTSLEELMSVIKGPDFPTGGIIFGKKGIIEAYKTGRGRIKLRAKTHIEKKQNKDIIVVDEIPYQVNKAKLHEQIANLAKDKQIEGISEVRDESDRDGIRLVIELKRDAMSDIVLNNLFKSTTMEVTFGVIMLAIDNKQPKIFNLIELLDLFLKHRKTIIIRRTIFELQKARARAHILEGLKIALDNIDDVIELIKNSEDTPSARNGLMDKFGLSELQANAILDMKLSKLTGLEREKLDNELKELILEISRLESILKSEKLIENIIKEELIEIKNKFKCPRITEIVDDYDDIDIEDLIPNENMVVTITHRGYIKRVPSKTYEKQKRGGKGKVAITTYDDDFIESFFICDMHDTLMFVTDRGQLYWLKVYKIPEGSRTAKGKAVVNLVQLEQDEKIMAIIPTTDFDDSKSLAFFTKNGIVKRTNLSEFKNIRSVGIKAINLDEYDDLVTAIIVENDDVFDSNAQNNDKEYTENENLEVQDDSDENAEVDNSGGKKLLIVTQKGMCIKFNVSDTREIGRASRGVTGIRFKEKDDKVVGAQVIEHDEEEILSVSAKGIGKRTTADEYRLQKRGGKGVICMKLTQKTGDLVGIIIVDESMDLMALTSSGKMIRVDMQTIRKAGRNTSGVKILDVDGEDVVSIARCPKQEDEDDDISEDGLLE from the coding sequence ATGGAAAACAATATTTTTGATGAAAATCAAGATATAACGATTGTAGATGTAGAAGATTCAGTAAAAGATAGCTACCTTACCTACTCAATGAGTGTTATTGTAGGGCGTGCTCTACCAGATGCTAGAGATGGCTTAAAACCAGTGCATAGAAGAATTCTTTATGCAATGAATGATCTAGGAGTAAGCAGTAGAAGTCCTTACAAAAAATCAGCTCGTATTGTTGGAGATGTTATAGGTAAATACCATCCGCATGGTGATACCGCAGTTTATGATGCACTTGTTAGAATGGCACAAGATTTCTCTATGAGAGTTCCCACAGTTGACGGACAAGGAAATTTCGGCTCACTTGATGGAGATAGTGCTGCTGCTATGCGTTATACAGAAGCTAGAATGACTGTTTTAGCAGAAGAGTTGCTTAAAGATATAGATAAAGATACTGTTGATTTTACACCAAACTATGATGATAGTATAGTTGAACCAGCGGTTTTACCTGCAAGAGTTCCAAATTTACTTTTAAATGGAAGTAGCGGTATTGCTGTTGGTATGGCTACAAATATACCTCCACATAGTTTAGATGAACTTATAGATGGCTTACTTATGCTTCTTGAAAACAAAGATACTAGCTTAGAAGAGTTAATGAGTGTAATCAAAGGACCAGATTTTCCAACAGGGGGCATAATATTTGGTAAAAAAGGTATAATCGAAGCTTACAAAACTGGTCGTGGACGAATAAAACTAAGAGCTAAAACTCACATAGAAAAAAAACAAAATAAAGATATCATAGTAGTTGATGAGATACCATACCAAGTAAATAAAGCCAAACTTCACGAACAAATAGCAAATTTAGCAAAAGATAAACAAATAGAAGGAATTAGCGAAGTTAGAGATGAAAGTGATAGAGATGGAATAAGACTTGTTATAGAGCTAAAACGCGATGCTATGAGCGATATAGTGCTTAATAATCTTTTTAAATCCACTACAATGGAAGTTACATTTGGCGTTATAATGCTCGCAATTGACAACAAGCAGCCGAAAATTTTCAATCTCATAGAACTTTTAGATCTATTTTTAAAACATAGAAAAACTATAATCATAAGAAGAACGATATTTGAACTTCAAAAAGCAAGAGCAAGAGCTCACATACTAGAAGGTCTAAAAATCGCACTTGATAATATTGATGATGTTATAGAACTCATCAAAAATAGCGAGGATACGCCATCAGCAAGAAATGGTTTGATGGATAAATTTGGGCTTAGTGAACTACAAGCAAATGCTATTTTAGATATGAAATTAAGCAAACTAACAGGACTTGAGCGAGAAAAACTTGACAATGAACTAAAAGAACTTATTTTGGAAATTTCAAGATTAGAATCCATATTAAAAAGCGAAAAACTTATAGAAAATATCATAAAAGAAGAATTAATAGAAATAAAAAATAAATTTAAATGCCCTAGAATTACCGAAATTGTTGATGATTATGATGATATAGATATAGAAGATTTAATACCAAATGAAAATATGGTAGTAACCATAACACACAGAGGATATATTAAGCGCGTTCCAAGTAAGACTTATGAAAAACAAAAACGTGGCGGAAAGGGTAAAGTTGCCATAACAACTTATGATGATGATTTCATAGAAAGTTTCTTTATATGTGATATGCACGATACGCTCATGTTTGTAACAGATCGCGGACAGCTTTATTGGTTAAAAGTTTATAAGATACCAGAAGGTAGCAGAACAGCCAAAGGAAAAGCTGTTGTAAATTTAGTTCAACTTGAACAAGATGAAAAAATCATGGCTATCATTCCAACTACAGATTTCGATGATAGTAAATCTTTAGCATTTTTTACAAAAAATGGTATTGTAAAAAGAACAAATTTAAGTGAGTTTAAAAACATAAGAAGCGTTGGAATAAAAGCTATAAATTTAGATGAATATGATGATTTAGTAACTGCAATAATAGTCGAAAATGATGATGTTTTTGACAGCAACGCACAAAATAATGACAAAGAATACACAGAAAATGAAAATTTAGAAGTACAAGATGACAGCGATGAAAATGCCGAAGTTGATAACTCTGGTGGTAAAAAACTTTTAATAGTAACTCAAAAAGGTATGTGTATTAAATTTAATGTAAGCGATACAAGAGAGATAGGAAGAGCAAGTAGAGGCGTTACTGGTATAAGATTTAAAGAAAAAGATGACAAAGTTGTTGGTGCACAAGTTATAGAACATGATGAAGAAGAAATTTTAAGTGTGTCTGCAAAAGGTATAGGCAAACGCACAACAGCAGATGAGTATAGACTTCAAAAACGTGGTGGAAAGGGTGTAATTTGTATGAAATTAACCCAAAAAACAGGTGATTTAGTTGGAATAATTATCGTTGATGAAAGTATGGATTTAATGGCTCTTACTTCAAGTGGAAAAATGATAAGAGTAGATATGCAAACTATCAGAAAAGCTGGACGCAACACAAGTGGTGTTAAAATTTTAGATGTAGATGGCGAAGATGTTGTAAGTATAGCTAGATGTCCAAAACAAGAAGATGAAGACGATGATATTTCTGAAGATGGATTATTGGAATAA
- a CDS encoding LPP20 family lipoprotein: MKNISILATALIAMLGFSGCSFNGFGSSANTPAQEVVIQKVDKDDIREVMKQEKMIYTAPESANATFSAVGEGIAPLNTVSPAQALALAKRAAMADAYRNLAAKLYGVKINSKDTVKDAMLKNSSITSQVDGLVKNAAVTNEYFQNGLYKVELELEMNQEKWQEVFAY, from the coding sequence ATGAAAAATATATCTATCCTTGCTACAGCTCTTATAGCAATGTTGGGTTTTAGTGGTTGTAGTTTTAATGGCTTTGGTTCTTCTGCAAACACACCGGCTCAAGAAGTCGTTATACAAAAAGTAGATAAAGATGACATCAGAGAAGTTATGAAACAAGAAAAGATGATATATACTGCACCAGAATCTGCAAATGCTACTTTTAGTGCAGTAGGTGAAGGTATAGCACCATTAAACACTGTTTCTCCAGCTCAAGCTCTAGCTCTAGCAAAAAGAGCTGCTATGGCTGATGCTTATAGAAATTTAGCTGCAAAGCTTTATGGTGTTAAAATCAACTCTAAAGATACAGTAAAAGATGCTATGCTTAAAAATTCATCCATCACATCTCAAGTTGATGGTCTTGTGAAAAATGCAGCTGTTACAAATGAATATTTTCAAAATGGGCTTTATAAAGTTGAATTAGAACTCGAAATGAATCAAGAAAAGTGGCAAGAAGTTTTTGCTTATTAA
- a CDS encoding sigma-54-dependent transcriptional regulator, translated as MNIVIVEDDINMRKSLEIALSQYEEFNITSFKSAVDALKKLSDDTDVIITDINMPKMDGIEFIKELDGKFDVIIITGNATLNRAIQSVRLGVKDFLTKPFDITTLYEAIIRSQKFKTKIKSKQKKDLKTDDKDFAGNSEILEKTLHFAKKAAPTDVNIMLIGESGVGKEVFAKFIHKNSKRSTNPFIAINMAAIPENLLESELYGYEKGAFTDATAQKIGFFELANGGTLFLDEIGEIPIKLQPKLLRALQEREITRLGATKSTKIDVRIISATNANLKQKVENGEFREDLFYRLNTVPIIIPPLRERKDEIEDIANSVLQRACKEYDLGTKYFSDEAKNELMNYNFPGNIRELISIVERAAILSDKEAISKDDLFLYSRKNSF; from the coding sequence ATGAATATTGTTATAGTTGAAGATGATATAAATATGCGAAAATCCCTAGAAATTGCACTTAGCCAATACGAAGAATTTAACATAACTAGCTTTAAAAGTGCAGTTGATGCATTAAAAAAGCTTAGCGATGATACAGATGTTATAATAACAGATATAAATATGCCAAAGATGGATGGCATAGAATTTATCAAGGAACTTGACGGAAAATTTGATGTTATAATCATAACAGGAAATGCCACGCTAAATAGAGCCATACAAAGCGTTAGACTTGGTGTAAAAGATTTCTTAACTAAACCATTTGATATAACAACACTTTATGAAGCTATAATACGCTCTCAAAAATTTAAAACAAAAATTAAGTCAAAACAGAAAAAAGATTTAAAAACAGATGATAAAGATTTTGCTGGGAATTCTGAGATTCTTGAAAAAACTTTACATTTTGCAAAAAAGGCAGCTCCAACAGATGTAAATATTATGTTAATTGGAGAAAGCGGAGTTGGAAAAGAAGTTTTTGCTAAATTTATACATAAAAACTCAAAACGCTCAACTAATCCATTTATAGCTATAAATATGGCTGCAATTCCAGAAAATTTATTAGAAAGTGAACTTTATGGTTATGAAAAAGGAGCTTTTACAGATGCAACTGCTCAAAAAATAGGTTTTTTTGAACTAGCAAATGGCGGAACTTTATTTTTAGATGAGATTGGTGAAATACCTATAAAACTTCAGCCAAAACTTTTAAGAGCTTTACAAGAGCGAGAGATAACTAGACTTGGTGCTACAAAAAGCACAAAGATTGATGTTAGAATCATTAGTGCAACAAATGCAAATTTAAAACAAAAAGTTGAAAACGGAGAATTTAGAGAAGATCTTTTTTATCGTCTAAATACAGTTCCTATCATCATTCCACCACTTAGAGAACGAAAAGATGAGATAGAAGATATAGCAAATTCTGTTTTGCAAAGAGCTTGCAAGGAGTATGATCTTGGCACAAAATATTTTAGCGATGAAGCAAAAAATGAGCTTATGAATTATAATTTTCCAGGAAATATAAGAGAACTTATATCTATCGTAGAAAGAGCGGCTATTTTAAGCGACAAAGAAGCCATTAGTAAAGACGATCTTTTTTTATATAGTAGAAAAAATTCTTTTTAA
- a CDS encoding aspartate-semialdehyde dehydrogenase yields MRKYNIAVVGATGAVGEEIFNVLEEVNFPINEILPLASSRSAGSEIECFGKTYKVVELTDTVFDEHEIDIAFFSAGGSISEKFAPLAARSGAVVIDNTSHFRMQSDVPLVVPECNPEDIKEWKNTGIIANPNCSTIQMVQILKPLNDAFDIQRVDVSTYQATSGAGKEGMEELVTQMQQFFAFRLDECEPKVFQHQIALNLIPHIDVFLDNDYTKEEMKMVNETQKILHKKIEVSATCVRVPILRSHSEAITIHFANAIDANKARDILKNAPSVVVVDEPSKNIYPMPLLSTDTNETYVGRIRKDNFRDNVLHLFCAADQIRVGAATNAVRIAQKWIELED; encoded by the coding sequence ATGAGAAAATACAATATTGCTGTAGTTGGAGCTACAGGCGCAGTCGGCGAAGAAATATTTAATGTTTTAGAAGAAGTAAATTTTCCTATTAATGAAATTTTACCACTAGCAAGTAGTAGAAGTGCCGGAAGCGAGATAGAGTGTTTTGGAAAAACCTATAAAGTAGTTGAACTCACAGATACAGTGTTTGATGAACATGAAATAGACATAGCTTTTTTTAGTGCCGGCGGATCTATTTCAGAAAAATTTGCACCACTTGCAGCTAGAAGCGGTGCTGTAGTTATAGATAATACAAGTCATTTTAGAATGCAAAGTGATGTTCCTTTGGTTGTTCCTGAGTGTAATCCAGAGGATATAAAAGAGTGGAAAAACACAGGAATCATAGCAAATCCAAACTGCTCTACAATACAAATGGTTCAAATTTTAAAACCACTTAACGATGCTTTTGATATACAAAGAGTTGATGTTAGCACATACCAAGCAACAAGTGGGGCTGGAAAAGAAGGAATGGAAGAGTTGGTTACTCAAATGCAACAATTTTTTGCCTTTAGACTTGATGAGTGTGAACCAAAAGTTTTTCAACACCAAATAGCACTAAATTTGATACCACATATTGATGTTTTTTTGGATAATGATTATACAAAAGAAGAGATGAAAATGGTAAATGAGACACAAAAAATATTGCACAAAAAAATCGAAGTAAGTGCAACTTGTGTTAGGGTGCCTATTTTAAGAAGTCATAGTGAAGCTATAACTATACATTTTGCAAATGCAATTGATGCAAATAAAGCAAGAGATATTTTAAAAAATGCACCAAGCGTAGTTGTGGTAGATGAGCCGTCTAAAAATATATATCCTATGCCGCTTCTTTCAACTGATACAAATGAAACTTATGTTGGAAGAATTAGAAAAGATAATTTTCGAGACAATGTTTTACATCTATTTTGTGCAGCTGATCAAATCCGCGTAGGAGCAGCAACAAACGCTGTAAGAATAGCACAAAAATGGATAGAATTAGAAGATTAA
- the purB gene encoding adenylosuccinate lyase has product MVERYARKEMKEKWSIQAKYDAWLEVEKAAVKAWNKLGLINDSDCEKIIKNAKFNVDRINEIEKTTKHDVIAFLTSVSESLGDESRFVHFAMTSSDTIDTAVALQIRDSLNLIISDVKNLMNAVKKRAFEHKNTLMVGRSHGIHGEPITFGLVLAIWYDEISRSLELLEHAKKVISVGKISGAMGNFAHAPLDLEELVCEFLELKPAPASNQVIQRDRYAQVMSALSILASSCEKIAVAIRHYQRTEVYECEEYFSPGQKGSSAMPHKRNPVLSENVTGLCRMIRSYVMPAMENVALWHERDISHSSVERFILPDGFITADFMLNRLTNLIDKLVVYPENMLRNLNLTGGLVFSQRVLLELPKKGVSREDAYKIVQRNAMKVWGDLQSGKKAIDENGHSLFLQNLLNDEDLNKALSKDEIKECFDYSYYTKNVDKIFTRVFK; this is encoded by the coding sequence ATGGTTGAGCGATACGCAAGAAAAGAAATGAAAGAAAAATGGAGTATACAAGCAAAATATGATGCTTGGTTGGAAGTTGAAAAAGCAGCTGTAAAAGCTTGGAATAAGCTTGGCTTGATAAATGATAGCGATTGCGAAAAAATTATAAAAAATGCTAAATTTAATGTAGATAGAATTAATGAGATAGAAAAGACCACAAAACATGATGTAATTGCTTTTTTAACAAGCGTTAGCGAAAGTTTGGGTGATGAAAGCAGATTTGTTCATTTTGCAATGACATCAAGCGATACCATAGATACAGCTGTTGCTTTGCAAATAAGAGATAGTTTAAACCTTATAATATCTGATGTTAAAAATTTAATGAACGCTGTCAAAAAAAGAGCGTTTGAGCACAAAAATACGCTAATGGTTGGTAGAAGTCATGGAATTCATGGTGAGCCTATCACTTTTGGTTTGGTTTTAGCTATATGGTATGATGAAATTTCTCGCTCACTAGAACTTTTAGAACATGCAAAAAAAGTAATAAGTGTAGGTAAAATCAGCGGTGCTATGGGAAATTTCGCTCACGCTCCACTTGATCTAGAAGAATTAGTTTGTGAGTTTTTAGAGTTAAAACCAGCTCCAGCTTCAAACCAAGTTATACAAAGAGATCGATACGCACAAGTAATGAGTGCTTTATCTATCCTTGCATCAAGTTGCGAAAAAATTGCAGTTGCTATTCGCCACTACCAAAGAACTGAAGTTTATGAGTGCGAAGAGTATTTTAGCCCCGGACAAAAAGGAAGCTCAGCAATGCCACACAAAAGAAATCCTGTTTTAAGCGAAAATGTAACCGGACTTTGTAGAATGATACGCTCTTATGTAATGCCGGCCATGGAAAATGTGGCTTTATGGCATGAAAGAGACATAAGTCATAGTTCAGTTGAGAGATTTATACTTCCAGATGGATTTATAACAGCTGATTTCATGCTAAATCGTTTGACAAATTTGATAGATAAGCTAGTTGTTTACCCTGAAAATATGCTCAGAAATTTAAACTTAACTGGCGGTTTAGTTTTCTCTCAAAGAGTTTTGCTTGAACTACCAAAAAAAGGCGTAAGTAGGGAAGATGCGTATAAGATAGTCCAAAGAAATGCTATGAAAGTTTGGGGCGATTTGCAAAGCGGTAAAAAAGCCATTGATGAAAATGGTCATAGTCTGTTTTTGCAAAATTTACTAAACGATGAAGACTTAAATAAAGCATTAAGTAAAGATGAGATTAAAGAGTGTTTTGATTACTCATACTATACAAAAAATGTAGATAAAATTTTTACAAGAGTTTTTAAATAA